One region of Terricaulis silvestris genomic DNA includes:
- a CDS encoding extensin-like domain-containing protein: MRIIGSIPPPSKQEHERARIWAASGLAALALLMLMLLIGAPPPEEADLMPPALRVSELQRFTVDSGACRAALNGAGFKTERIPDVSEGACGYRGAVELTQSVHPYSQTVAANCGLAAGLVLWERDVVTPAARRYLGQDVERIQVAGAAYQCRPIAGRRDRRLSEHAHANAIDIGGFTLANGREVTVERGWRGTQAERNFLRAVRNGGCRHFVTVLSPDYNRAHRDHLHFDMGGDDLCR; the protein is encoded by the coding sequence ATGCGAATTATCGGATCGATCCCGCCGCCCTCCAAGCAGGAGCATGAACGCGCCCGCATCTGGGCGGCGTCCGGCTTGGCCGCGCTCGCGTTGCTGATGCTGATGCTGCTGATCGGCGCGCCGCCGCCGGAAGAGGCTGACTTGATGCCGCCGGCGTTGCGTGTCTCGGAATTGCAGCGCTTCACCGTCGATAGCGGCGCCTGCCGCGCGGCGCTGAACGGCGCGGGCTTCAAGACTGAGCGCATTCCGGATGTCAGCGAAGGCGCGTGCGGCTATCGCGGCGCTGTGGAACTGACGCAATCGGTGCACCCGTACTCGCAGACCGTCGCCGCGAACTGTGGCCTGGCGGCCGGGCTGGTGCTGTGGGAGCGTGACGTGGTGACACCCGCCGCGCGGCGCTACCTCGGCCAGGACGTCGAGCGCATCCAAGTGGCTGGCGCGGCCTACCAGTGCCGGCCTATCGCCGGCCGGCGGGATCGGCGCCTGAGCGAACACGCCCATGCCAATGCCATCGACATTGGCGGGTTCACGTTGGCCAATGGCCGCGAGGTCACCGTCGAGCGCGGCTGGCGCGGCACACAAGCGGAGCGCAACTTCTTGCGCGCCGTGCGCAACGGCGGCTGCCGCCACTTCGTCACCGTACTCTCACCGGATTACAACCGCGCCCACCGCGATCACCTGCACTTCGACATGGGTGGCGACGACCTCTGCCGCTAA
- a CDS encoding APC family permease translates to MTAPRTINFWELVLYSTALTFGIRWLATAAAIGPASLPIWILAAVGFLAPLAIATAELAGRYEGEGAVYAWTRDTMGPFAGFVCGWIYWVCNLPFFSSVLFFFIEALSHISPDLQAALEPAPVRLAIATIVAIVIAGANLIGMAAGKWLPVFGAIASLTLLATLLIVGWMLGLRDGPATNFATADYTPPLDANGAILWATMVFGFAGAEAVALLRNDIAGGMKRLVRAIAMIGVFLVVAYVAGTIAMLTIVSPEQATRLSGLPEALQLGLGRVGAGGLAPFAMLLLALVMLGSYAAWFGAAARLPYAAGLDHVLPRVFAFRDPKTGAPVASIIVQTIAVVALVWLSQADGENAREAYDFLISMSTLSYTLPFLFLFAAYLIAQRMPARVGAWVAPGGKRGAVAIGTVGFLVTLSAVLCSLVPSPDAQDQLGTTLKLLLASAVLLLSGVVLYALALWRKR, encoded by the coding sequence ATGACCGCGCCGAGGACGATCAATTTCTGGGAGCTGGTGCTCTATTCCACGGCGCTGACCTTCGGCATCCGTTGGCTCGCCACCGCCGCCGCGATCGGCCCCGCTTCGCTGCCGATCTGGATTCTGGCCGCGGTCGGCTTCTTGGCGCCGTTGGCCATCGCCACCGCGGAATTGGCGGGACGGTACGAGGGCGAAGGCGCGGTTTACGCCTGGACCCGCGACACGATGGGGCCGTTCGCGGGTTTCGTGTGCGGCTGGATCTATTGGGTCTGCAATCTGCCGTTCTTCTCAAGCGTGCTGTTCTTCTTCATCGAAGCGCTCTCTCACATCTCACCTGACCTGCAAGCGGCGCTGGAGCCTGCGCCGGTGCGGCTTGCGATCGCGACAATCGTCGCCATCGTTATTGCCGGCGCCAATTTGATCGGCATGGCGGCGGGCAAGTGGCTGCCGGTGTTCGGCGCAATCGCTTCGCTCACGCTGCTCGCGACGCTGCTCATCGTTGGCTGGATGCTCGGCCTGCGCGACGGCCCTGCCACCAACTTCGCCACCGCCGACTACACACCGCCGCTCGACGCCAATGGTGCGATACTCTGGGCGACGATGGTGTTTGGTTTTGCCGGCGCCGAAGCGGTGGCGCTGCTGCGCAACGACATTGCCGGCGGCATGAAGCGGCTGGTGCGGGCGATCGCGATGATCGGTGTCTTTCTCGTCGTCGCCTATGTGGCCGGTACGATTGCGATGCTGACCATTGTCTCGCCCGAGCAAGCGACGCGGCTTTCCGGCTTGCCGGAGGCGTTGCAGCTTGGCCTTGGCCGTGTTGGCGCTGGCGGCCTCGCGCCGTTCGCCATGCTGCTGCTCGCGCTCGTTATGCTCGGCAGCTATGCGGCGTGGTTCGGCGCGGCGGCGCGGTTGCCGTACGCAGCAGGCCTCGATCACGTGTTGCCGCGTGTGTTCGCGTTCCGCGATCCAAAGACGGGCGCTCCCGTCGCGTCCATCATCGTGCAGACGATCGCGGTGGTGGCTTTGGTGTGGCTTAGCCAAGCCGACGGCGAGAACGCACGTGAGGCTTATGATTTCCTCATCTCTATGAGCACGCTTTCATACACCTTGCCATTCCTGTTCCTGTTCGCGGCGTACCTCATCGCGCAGCGTATGCCGGCGCGCGTCGGCGCGTGGGTGGCGCCGGGCGGCAAGCGTGGCGCCGTGGCGATCGGGACAGTCGGGTTTCTCGTCACGTTGAGCGCGGTGCTGTGCTCGCTCGTGCCGAGCCCCGACGCGCAGGACCAGCTCGGCACGACGCTGAAGCTGCTGTTGGCGTCCGCGGTGCTGCTGCTTTCGGGCGTTGTGCTCTACGCGCTGGCCTTGTGGCGCAAGCGTTAG
- a CDS encoding protein-L-isoaspartate O-methyltransferase family protein codes for MDFARARDIMVESQVRPSDVTDTRIIHAMRTLPRERFAPAQRRTLAYGDLELEVAPGRTLMRPRDLAKLIHALAPQANERALEIAGATGYGAAVLAACCKHVITLDPDSSLSFAAGAALESCALTNVKAVSTPAVDGWSDEAPYDVMLVNGSAEIVPDAWLAQLAPGGRLGVIVRQGAAGSARIYTRAGESVAYRTVFDAAPPVAPGLERPASFAF; via the coding sequence ATGGACTTCGCGCGCGCCCGCGACATCATGGTGGAAAGCCAAGTCCGTCCCAGCGACGTGACCGATACGCGCATCATCCACGCGATGCGCACGCTGCCGCGCGAACGCTTCGCGCCGGCCCAGAGACGCACGCTCGCTTATGGCGATCTCGAACTGGAAGTCGCGCCCGGCCGCACCCTGATGCGCCCGCGCGACCTGGCCAAGCTGATCCACGCGCTGGCGCCGCAAGCCAACGAACGCGCGCTCGAAATTGCGGGCGCCACAGGTTATGGCGCGGCGGTGCTGGCCGCATGCTGCAAGCACGTGATCACGCTCGATCCGGACTCGTCGCTCTCGTTCGCTGCAGGCGCCGCGTTGGAATCTTGTGCGCTGACGAACGTCAAAGCCGTCTCCACGCCGGCCGTCGATGGCTGGAGCGACGAAGCGCCGTACGACGTGATGCTGGTAAACGGCAGCGCCGAGATCGTGCCGGATGCATGGCTGGCGCAACTCGCGCCGGGCGGCCGCCTCGGCGTCATCGTACGCCAAGGCGCTGCCGGCAGTGCGCGCATCTACACGCGCGCCGGTGAGTCCGTAGCCTATCGCACGGTATTCGATGCCGCGCCGCCCGTTGCGCCGGGCCTGGAACGACCGGCCAGCTTCGCGTTCTGA
- a CDS encoding DUF2497 domain-containing protein has translation MALQDPQAEPSMEEILASIRRIISEEEQAPNAAPVLDLTQTDEPAPPAYAPAPEIEDDIVFEAVEQAVIEETPVPAEPAYAPAPARAHTPQPVVETMLSMPTTNAAAGSLARLAGSLRVSDIPGQTVEGVVRELLKPMLKEWLDRNLPGIVEARVEAELERIARLAR, from the coding sequence ATGGCGCTGCAAGATCCGCAAGCCGAACCTTCAATGGAAGAAATCCTGGCGTCGATCCGCCGGATCATCTCCGAAGAAGAGCAGGCGCCGAATGCCGCGCCAGTGCTCGATCTCACGCAAACCGACGAACCGGCGCCGCCAGCGTATGCGCCTGCACCCGAGATTGAAGACGACATCGTATTTGAAGCGGTCGAGCAGGCCGTCATTGAGGAAACGCCCGTGCCAGCTGAACCCGCCTACGCACCCGCTCCGGCCCGCGCTCACACGCCGCAGCCCGTCGTCGAGACCATGCTCTCGATGCCGACCACCAATGCCGCCGCCGGTTCGCTGGCGCGCCTGGCCGGCTCGCTCCGCGTCTCCGACATACCCGGCCAGACGGTCGAAGGCGTTGTCCGCGAACTGCTGAAGCCGATGCTTAAGGAATGGCTCGACCGCAACCTCCCAGGCATCGTCGAAGCCCGCGTCGAAGCCGAACTTGAGCGCATCGCGCGCCTGGCGCGGTAA
- a CDS encoding valine--tRNA ligase has translation MIETTFNPKAVEPRWSEAWEQSGAFKPKNDPKAETFCIVIPPPNVTGSLHIGHALNNTLQDVLIRFERLRGKSVLWQPGMDHAGIATQMVVERQLAEGGKNEDRRTMGREEFLKRVWAWKEQSGGTIFNQLRRLGASCDWSRERFTMDEGLSAAVLKVFVQLHKEGLIYKDKRLVNWDPHFETAISDLEVENREVNGHFWHFKYPLENGETYQFPIAHDEAGNPTEWETRDYIAIATTRPETMLGDGAVAVHPSDTRYAPIVGKKVLLPLADRYIPIITDEYPDPDFGSGAVKITGAHDFNDYKVARAHNIPLYILMDTKGRMADAEHVPAKYRGLDRFEARKQVVADIEAIGLLDRVENKKIMQPFGDRSGVVIEPMLTDQWYVNAGELAKEAIKAVDDGRTKFVPEQWTKTYYQWMNNIEPWCVSRQLWWGHRIPAWYGPLFQNDSVNQTMMGQIFVAETEEEAKRLALELYRQDKRLKIKGIVIKGNWNDALAHNSFDADDVATIAIYRDEDVLDTWFSSGLWPFSTLGWPENTTELKRYYPTSTLVTAHDIIFFWVARMMMFGLHFMKETPFHEVYIHALVRDAKGAKMSKSKGNTMDPLELIDKFGADALRFTLAAMAAQGRDIKLSEQRIEGYRNFGTKLWNAARFAQMNECAVWDQYDPRTPEQTVNKWIVGETAKAAAAVTRELEARRFNEAAGALYKFVWNVYCDWYLEFIKPLLNGEDEAAKLETRRTAAWVLDQILIMLHPFMPFITEELWARTGEYGAKRERMLIVEEWPNLSADLIDPAAEAEIDWMVRLIEETRSTRSELNVPAGAKIQLLLIGADDASNARLERYQDLIDRMARLEYSTSADAAPKGSVTFVLDGATVALPLEGVVDLPAEAARLAKEISKLESEVAKMDAKLNNEAFVSKAPEEVVDELRERRDDEAASAVKLKHALSQIKGGA, from the coding sequence ATGATCGAGACCACTTTCAACCCGAAAGCCGTGGAGCCGCGCTGGAGCGAGGCTTGGGAGCAATCCGGCGCCTTCAAGCCCAAGAATGACCCCAAGGCGGAGACGTTCTGCATCGTTATCCCGCCGCCGAACGTCACCGGCTCGCTGCACATCGGCCACGCACTCAACAATACGCTGCAAGACGTGCTGATCCGGTTCGAGCGGCTGCGCGGCAAGAGTGTGCTCTGGCAGCCCGGCATGGACCATGCCGGTATCGCCACGCAGATGGTGGTGGAGCGTCAGCTCGCCGAGGGCGGCAAAAACGAAGACCGCCGCACCATGGGACGCGAGGAATTTCTGAAACGCGTCTGGGCGTGGAAAGAGCAAAGCGGCGGCACGATCTTCAATCAGCTCCGCCGCTTGGGCGCCTCGTGCGATTGGTCGCGCGAACGCTTCACCATGGATGAAGGGCTCTCGGCGGCCGTGCTGAAAGTGTTCGTCCAGCTCCACAAGGAAGGGCTGATCTACAAAGACAAGCGCCTGGTGAACTGGGACCCGCACTTCGAAACCGCGATCTCCGATCTCGAAGTCGAGAACCGCGAAGTCAACGGCCACTTCTGGCACTTCAAGTATCCGCTCGAAAACGGTGAGACCTATCAATTCCCGATCGCGCACGACGAAGCCGGCAATCCCACCGAATGGGAAACGCGCGACTACATCGCCATCGCCACCACGCGTCCTGAAACGATGTTGGGCGACGGGGCCGTCGCGGTGCATCCGAGCGATACGCGCTACGCGCCGATCGTCGGCAAGAAGGTGCTGCTGCCGCTGGCGGATCGCTACATCCCGATCATCACCGACGAATACCCCGATCCGGACTTCGGCTCAGGCGCGGTGAAGATCACCGGCGCGCACGATTTCAACGACTACAAGGTCGCGCGCGCGCACAACATTCCGCTCTACATCCTGATGGACACGAAGGGCCGCATGGCCGACGCTGAGCATGTGCCGGCGAAGTATCGCGGCCTCGATCGCTTCGAAGCGCGCAAGCAGGTGGTCGCGGACATCGAGGCGATCGGTTTGCTTGATCGCGTCGAGAACAAGAAGATCATGCAGCCGTTCGGCGATCGCTCCGGCGTCGTGATCGAGCCGATGCTGACGGATCAGTGGTACGTCAACGCCGGCGAGCTTGCGAAAGAAGCGATCAAAGCGGTGGACGACGGCCGCACCAAGTTCGTCCCTGAGCAATGGACCAAGACCTACTATCAGTGGATGAACAACATCGAGCCGTGGTGCGTCTCGCGCCAGCTCTGGTGGGGTCACCGTATTCCGGCGTGGTACGGGCCTCTGTTCCAAAACGACAGCGTCAATCAAACCATGATGGGGCAGATTTTCGTTGCTGAGACCGAGGAAGAGGCCAAGCGCTTGGCGCTTGAACTCTACAGGCAAGACAAGCGGCTGAAGATCAAAGGTATTGTCATCAAAGGCAATTGGAACGACGCGCTCGCGCACAACTCGTTCGATGCCGACGATGTCGCGACGATCGCCATCTATCGCGACGAAGACGTGCTCGACACTTGGTTCTCGTCCGGACTCTGGCCGTTCTCGACGCTCGGCTGGCCGGAGAACACGACGGAACTGAAGCGCTACTACCCGACCTCCACGCTCGTCACTGCACACGACATCATCTTCTTCTGGGTCGCGCGCATGATGATGTTCGGGCTGCACTTCATGAAGGAGACGCCGTTTCACGAAGTCTACATTCACGCGCTCGTGCGGGACGCCAAAGGCGCGAAGATGTCGAAGTCCAAGGGCAACACCATGGACCCGTTGGAGCTGATCGATAAGTTCGGCGCTGACGCGCTCCGCTTCACGCTGGCGGCGATGGCCGCGCAGGGCCGCGACATCAAGCTCAGCGAACAGCGCATCGAAGGCTATCGCAATTTCGGCACCAAGCTCTGGAATGCGGCGCGCTTTGCGCAAATGAACGAATGCGCGGTGTGGGACCAGTACGATCCGCGCACGCCAGAGCAGACCGTCAACAAATGGATCGTCGGCGAAACCGCGAAAGCAGCGGCGGCGGTGACGCGCGAACTGGAAGCGCGGCGCTTCAACGAAGCGGCGGGCGCACTCTACAAGTTCGTCTGGAACGTCTATTGCGATTGGTATCTCGAGTTCATCAAGCCGCTGCTGAATGGCGAGGATGAAGCCGCGAAACTCGAAACCCGGCGCACCGCGGCCTGGGTGCTGGATCAGATCCTGATCATGCTGCACCCGTTCATGCCCTTCATTACCGAAGAGCTCTGGGCGCGCACCGGCGAGTATGGCGCCAAGCGCGAGCGGATGCTGATCGTCGAAGAATGGCCCAACCTCAGCGCCGATCTGATCGATCCGGCGGCGGAAGCTGAGATCGACTGGATGGTGCGCCTGATCGAAGAGACGCGCTCCACTCGCTCTGAGCTCAACGTGCCGGCAGGCGCGAAGATTCAACTGCTGCTGATCGGCGCCGACGACGCGAGCAACGCCCGCCTCGAACGCTACCAGGATCTGATCGACCGCATGGCGCGGCTGGAATACTCCACTAGCGCCGACGCTGCGCCGAAAGGCTCGGTCACGTTCGTGCTCGACGGCGCAACGGTGGCGTTGCCGCTCGAAGGCGTGGTCGATCTGCCGGCGGAAGCGGCGCGGCTGGCGAAGGAAATCTCCAAGCTTGAAAGCGAAGTCGCCAAGATGGACGCCAAGCTCAACAATGAAGCGTTCGTGTCGAAAGCGCCTGAGGAAGTCGTCGATGAATTGCGCGAGCGTCGCGACGATGAAGCGGCGTCGGCGGTGAAGCTGAAGCACGCGTTGAGCCAGATCAAAGGTGGCGCCTGA
- a CDS encoding NAD-dependent epimerase/dehydratase family protein produces MRIFVTGASGFVGGAAVRKLVADGHDVRAMSRSEKSDAKIAALGGKSVRCDLEDVAAAHIGDAEAIIHAAAFVEQWGPRDAWRKFNVDGTARMLKATREAGAKRFIHIGTEAALFHGQHLRGVDETYPIAPNSPYPYSSTKAQAEQLVRDANAPGFETIVLRPRFIWGPGDTTLLPLIVQMARAGKFMWVNGGRSMTSTTHINNLIHAIDLALSKGHGGEAYFILDDGVRPMREMMSGMAASQGVDLGDKSVPGWLADTIGATCEIAWSTLPLKRDPPLTRFSAMIMSRDSVLNDAKARTDMGYRPLISVEEGLRALAAR; encoded by the coding sequence ATGCGCATCTTCGTCACGGGCGCGTCTGGCTTCGTCGGCGGTGCGGCGGTGCGAAAGCTCGTCGCAGATGGGCACGATGTCCGCGCCATGTCGCGCTCGGAGAAGAGCGACGCCAAGATCGCAGCACTCGGTGGCAAGTCGGTACGCTGCGATTTGGAAGACGTCGCAGCGGCGCACATCGGCGATGCCGAGGCGATCATCCATGCCGCCGCGTTCGTCGAGCAATGGGGCCCACGCGACGCGTGGCGCAAGTTCAACGTCGACGGGACGGCGCGCATGCTCAAAGCTACGCGTGAAGCGGGCGCTAAGCGCTTCATCCACATCGGCACGGAGGCGGCGCTCTTCCACGGCCAACATCTACGCGGCGTGGATGAGACGTACCCGATCGCACCGAACTCGCCCTATCCGTACTCATCGACGAAGGCGCAAGCTGAGCAATTGGTGCGCGACGCGAACGCGCCGGGGTTCGAGACTATCGTGCTGCGCCCGCGCTTCATCTGGGGTCCAGGCGACACCACGTTGCTGCCGCTGATTGTGCAAATGGCGCGCGCGGGCAAGTTCATGTGGGTGAATGGCGGGCGCTCGATGACATCGACGACGCATATCAACAACCTCATCCACGCCATCGACCTGGCGCTGAGCAAAGGCCACGGCGGCGAGGCGTACTTCATTCTCGACGATGGTGTGCGGCCCATGCGCGAGATGATGAGCGGGATGGCGGCGTCGCAGGGCGTCGATCTCGGCGATAAATCCGTGCCGGGCTGGCTGGCCGATACGATCGGTGCGACTTGCGAGATCGCATGGAGCACGTTGCCGCTCAAACGCGATCCGCCGTTGACGCGCTTCTCGGCGATGATCATGTCGCGCGATTCAGTCTTGAACGACGCCAAGGCGCGCACAGATATGGGTTATCGGCCGTTGATCTCGGTCGAAGAAGGTTTGCGGGCGCTCGCCGCCCGCTGA
- a CDS encoding DUF4396 domain-containing protein, with amino-acid sequence MSEHEHHHSQSQPVKSDGLDRVAWSATLHCLTGCAIGEVLGLVLATWWGWGVASSIVLAIALAFLFGYGLTIVPLLRSGLGVKRALPLAFASDTLSITVMEIIDNAIMLVVPGAMTAGLTSWLFWISLVVALTIAAVAAFPVNRWLIARGRGHAVLHEHHHH; translated from the coding sequence ATGAGCGAACACGAGCATCACCACAGCCAATCGCAACCCGTAAAGAGTGACGGTCTCGACCGCGTCGCGTGGTCGGCCACGCTGCACTGCCTTACCGGGTGCGCGATCGGTGAAGTTCTAGGCTTAGTGTTGGCGACCTGGTGGGGTTGGGGTGTCGCGTCGAGCATTGTGCTCGCGATCGCGCTGGCGTTCCTGTTCGGCTATGGGCTGACCATCGTGCCGTTGCTGCGCTCGGGCCTTGGCGTGAAGCGTGCGCTGCCGCTGGCGTTCGCATCCGACACGCTCTCAATCACCGTGATGGAAATCATCGACAACGCGATCATGCTGGTCGTGCCCGGCGCGATGACCGCGGGCCTGACGTCCTGGCTGTTCTGGATCAGCCTGGTCGTTGCGCTGACGATCGCGGCGGTGGCCGCGTTCCCGGTCAACCGCTGGCTGATCGCACGCGGTCGCGGTCATGCCGTGCTGCACGAACATCATCACCACTAA
- a CDS encoding carboxylesterase/lipase family protein, producing the protein MQFSRRTLIAAPLALATTAAHAQSAPIARTRHGRVRGAVASEVLSFKGVRYGASTRRFQAPERPQAWRGVRDALAFGPACPQRGLDGEAQSEDCLFLNVWTPALSGSRPVALYIHGGAYNTGSGSSPVTDGARLAAYGDVVVVTLNHRLNAFGYAYLAGHGFPDSGNAGQLDLILALEWVRDNIANFGGDPACVTVFGQSGGGAKIATLMAMPAAAGLFHRAFTMSGQQVTASGPGNAARRTDAYLAALGLGAETARNIAALSADRLVEALTPTDPVLGFGSLYFGPVLDQRHLTRHPFYPDAAPQSLGIPMMIGNTHDETRGFVGSDRGVFAMTWDEVPARLAGAMRVDILPSYVVSEYRRLYPHYTPSDVYFAASTAARSWRGALIELEERAKAGAPAYAYQLDWRASAEGGIFGAPHTLDIPLVFGTLEASEWIGARTREAEAMSRTLMDAFIRFARTGDPGWAPYTLPARSTMIFDTTSRVENDPRRAERELFARVPYVQPGT; encoded by the coding sequence ATGCAGTTCAGCCGCCGCACCCTGATCGCCGCTCCGCTCGCATTGGCAACGACCGCCGCGCATGCGCAGTCGGCGCCCATCGCGCGCACCCGGCACGGCCGGGTGCGCGGCGCTGTTGCGAGCGAGGTGCTGTCGTTCAAAGGCGTGCGCTATGGCGCGTCGACGCGGCGGTTTCAGGCGCCAGAACGGCCACAAGCGTGGCGCGGTGTGCGCGATGCGCTGGCGTTCGGCCCCGCGTGTCCGCAACGGGGCTTGGACGGCGAGGCGCAGAGCGAGGACTGCCTCTTCCTCAATGTCTGGACGCCGGCGCTGAGCGGCTCGCGGCCGGTCGCGCTCTACATCCACGGCGGCGCCTACAACACCGGCTCCGGCTCAAGCCCGGTTACCGATGGCGCGCGCCTCGCGGCATATGGCGACGTTGTTGTCGTCACGCTGAACCACCGGCTCAACGCATTCGGATACGCTTATCTCGCCGGCCACGGCTTCCCCGATAGCGGCAATGCCGGCCAGCTCGATCTCATTCTCGCGCTCGAATGGGTGCGCGATAACATCGCCAACTTCGGTGGCGACCCCGCTTGCGTCACCGTGTTCGGACAGTCCGGCGGCGGCGCGAAGATCGCGACATTGATGGCGATGCCCGCGGCAGCCGGACTCTTCCATCGCGCTTTCACGATGAGCGGTCAGCAAGTTACGGCGTCGGGGCCGGGCAACGCCGCGCGGCGCACAGACGCCTACCTGGCAGCGCTTGGTTTAGGCGCGGAGACTGCGCGCAACATAGCGGCCCTGTCCGCCGATCGTCTTGTCGAGGCGTTAACGCCAACCGATCCCGTGCTTGGCTTCGGCTCGCTCTATTTCGGCCCGGTGCTGGATCAGCGCCATCTCACGCGGCATCCGTTCTATCCTGACGCCGCGCCGCAATCTCTGGGCATTCCGATGATGATTGGAAACACGCACGACGAGACGCGCGGGTTTGTCGGCAGCGATCGCGGTGTGTTCGCAATGACATGGGACGAAGTGCCTGCACGGCTCGCAGGCGCGATGCGCGTCGACATTCTGCCGAGCTACGTCGTCAGCGAGTATCGCCGGCTTTATCCGCACTATACACCGAGCGATGTGTACTTCGCCGCGTCCACCGCGGCTCGATCGTGGCGCGGCGCTTTAATCGAGCTGGAGGAGCGGGCGAAAGCAGGCGCGCCAGCATACGCCTACCAGCTCGATTGGCGCGCATCGGCGGAGGGCGGCATTTTCGGCGCGCCGCACACGCTCGATATTCCGTTGGTGTTCGGCACTCTCGAAGCATCGGAGTGGATCGGCGCGCGCACGCGGGAGGCCGAGGCGATGTCGCGCACTTTGATGGACGCCTTCATCCGCTTTGCCCGCACCGGCGATCCGGGCTGGGCGCCCTATACGCTGCCGGCGCGCTCAACGATGATTTTCGATACCACATCGCGCGTTGAGAACGATCCGCGCCGAGCCGAACGCGAGTTATTTGCGCGCGTGCCTTATGTGCAGCCGGGCACTTAG
- a CDS encoding DUF3137 domain-containing protein, with the protein MDTGTQPIDLARLDDALFDRLYKGRIEPCFASNEEGRLGAVKQFKQRLLIGGGIVLAIIVLASMFWDLGGGVTLGLMTAVFAGIVAYQPLAKLGHKLKQEYCTAIAQAMGATFKIGAFDPPAFARLKGLRLVPGYARSSFEDLFSGAHKGARYELYEAHLEQRTTDSKGRTRYSTVFRGQLIRMHFPREFLGVTIVRRDAGVFNVFGGGELDGRKLERVRLVASEFEKAFEVWGTDQVEARYLLHPVMMERLIELEKGLHGKRLRCGFENGDLLVAVEGGNLFEPGDLFKPLVDPARARRIINEIAGVVKVMDQVVTAQSARPPTS; encoded by the coding sequence GTGGATACTGGCACTCAGCCAATCGATCTTGCGCGGCTCGACGACGCGCTGTTCGACCGGCTCTACAAAGGGCGGATCGAGCCGTGCTTTGCATCCAATGAGGAGGGCCGCCTCGGCGCGGTGAAGCAATTCAAGCAGCGGCTCCTGATCGGCGGCGGCATCGTGCTGGCGATCATCGTGCTGGCGTCGATGTTCTGGGATCTTGGCGGGGGCGTCACGCTTGGCCTCATGACGGCGGTGTTCGCCGGCATCGTCGCCTACCAGCCGCTCGCGAAACTCGGCCACAAGCTGAAGCAGGAATATTGCACCGCGATCGCTCAAGCGATGGGCGCCACCTTCAAGATCGGCGCGTTCGACCCGCCTGCGTTTGCGCGGCTCAAAGGCTTGCGCCTTGTGCCGGGCTACGCGCGGTCGAGCTTCGAGGACTTGTTCAGCGGCGCACACAAAGGCGCGCGCTACGAGCTCTATGAGGCGCATCTCGAACAGCGGACCACCGACAGCAAAGGCCGCACCCGCTATAGCACGGTGTTTCGCGGCCAGCTCATCCGTATGCATTTTCCGCGCGAGTTTCTGGGCGTCACCATCGTTCGCCGCGACGCGGGCGTGTTCAACGTATTCGGCGGTGGCGAGTTGGATGGACGCAAGCTTGAGCGCGTGCGCTTGGTGGCGTCGGAATTCGAGAAGGCGTTCGAGGTTTGGGGCACGGATCAAGTTGAGGCGCGCTATCTGCTGCATCCGGTGATGATGGAGCGGCTGATCGAGCTGGAGAAAGGCCTGCACGGCAAGCGGCTGCGTTGCGGGTTCGAGAACGGCGATCTGCTGGTGGCGGTGGAAGGCGGCAACTTGTTCGAGCCGGGTGATCTCTTCAAACCGCTGGTCGACCCTGCGCGCGCGCGCCGCATCATCAACGAGATCGCCGGCGTGGTGAAAGTGATGGATCAAGTGGTGACCGCGCAAAGCGCACGGCCGCCTACGAGCTGA